One genomic segment of Anguilla anguilla isolate fAngAng1 chromosome 2, fAngAng1.pri, whole genome shotgun sequence includes these proteins:
- the LOC118220360 gene encoding uncharacterized protein LOC118220360: MEEAIKAVLQTQKTLEAAMAALVTRPSENKLTPRDVLTKMTPEDDVEAYLELFERTAHREGWARGDWGGILAPFLIGEAQKACRDLTDAEAANYNHLKAAILAQYGYSLPAKAQRFHQWAYSPSQPARAQVTALSRITRSWLVEGDGPALLDRVVLDRCIRALPPDAKRYVAQQGPRTLELLIALLENHQVTQEMLRTSRPDTVRGTAGGYRLEKGPARRMAEPLEPRPLGRPTAPPRGPPERRRCYTCGREGHLARDCPDRDEPMPTADTSEPPVFPCRYITTCWAHEGARAPTFPVTIGGRDTEALLDSGSMVTLIRPEFAGDSRGKAIAVACIHGDTKQYFTADIMMTTPRGSVAVRAGVVENLPVPVLVGRDCAVFGRYWKESPANLEPEGRRRPQKRRPQHTEGGTQPAWAGLSGDNQAGPTDAAGEGRPQPGRTKETTAAASEAVAENPVGLEEVGSDETFTEFAPQPGSQTGEQGRFGTAQLQDPNLTQAWRDVQKIDGQLLPGKRL, encoded by the exons atggaggaggCCATTAAGGCTGTGCTGCAGACGCAGAAGACGCTGGAGGCAGCCATGGCGGCCCTGGTCACCCGCCCGTCAGAGAACAAACTGACGCCGCGGGATGTACTGACAAAAATGACTCCTGAGGATGACGTAGAAGCCTACCTCGAGTTGTTTGAACGTACCGCCCACCGAGAAGGCTGGGCCCGGGGAGACTGGGGGGGCATCTTGGCGCCGTTTCTGATCGGGGAGGCCCAGAAAGCCTGCCGGGACCTGACCGATGCAGAGGCCGCCAACTACAACCACCTCAAAGCAGCCATTCTGGCGCAGTATGGCTATAGCTTGCCGGCTAAAGCCCAGCGGTTCCACCAGTGGGCCTATAGCCCCAGCCAGCCAGCGAGAGCCCAAGTGACAGCCCTGAGCCGCATCACCCGGAGCTGGCTGGTGGAAGGAGATGGTCCCGCCCTATTGGATCGAGTGGTGCTGGACCGGTGCATCCGGGCCCTGCCCCCGGATGCGAAGAGGTATGTTGCCCAACAGGGCCCCCGAACACTAGAACTATTAATTGCCCTATTGGAGAATCACCAGGTCACGCAGGAGATGCTGCGGACCAGCCGACCCGACACGGTAAGGGGGACAGCCGGGGGATACAGGCTGGAGAAAGGCCCCGCCCGGAGAATGGCTGAACCCCTGGAGCCGCGACCGCTTGGGCGCCCTACAGCGCCCCCAAGGGGACCCCCGGAAAGACGCAGGTGCTATACCTGTGGAAGAGAAGGTCACCTTGCCCGGGATTGCCCCGACCGGGATGAGCCCATGCCCACCGCAGATACGTCGGAGCCCCCGGTGTTCCCGTGCCGATACATCACCACCTGCTGGGCACATGAGGGAGCCAGAGCCCCAACATTTCCGGTAACCATCGGCGGACGGGATACCGAGGCCCTACTTGACTCGGGCAGTATGGTGACCCTCATCCGGCCGGAGTTTGCGGGGGACTCCCGAGGTAAGGCAATTGCCGTGGCCTGTATTCACGGGGACACTAAGCAGTATTTCACGGCTGACATTATGATGACCACCCCCCGAGGCTCGGTGGCCGTCCGGGCAGGAGTCGTGGAGAACCTGCCCGTCCCTGTACTGGTGGGCCGGGACTGTGCTGTATTTGGTAGGTACTGGAAGGAGTCTCCAGCGAACCTCGAACCAGAGGGCAGGCGCAGACCCCAGAAGAGGCGACCCCAGCACACCGAAGGGGGTACTCAACCGGCCTGGGCTGGCCTCTCGGGGGACAACCAGGCAGGACCGACGGATGCTGCGGGTGAGGGGAGGCCACAACCCGGCCGTACTAAGGAGACCACCGCCGCCGCATCAGAGGCCGTAGCCGAGAACCCCGTCGGCCTGGAGGAGGTAGGCTCGGATGAGACCTTCACTGAGTTTGCACCACAGCCAGGGAGCCAGACCGGGGAGCAGGGTCGCTTTGGAACCGCGCAGCTGCAGGATCCCAACCTGACACAGGCCTGGAGGGACGTCCAGAAGATCGATGGGCAGTTACTACCGGGG AAGAGGCTGTGA
- the mapta gene encoding microtubule-associated protein tau isoform X1 — translation MEMFSEGQQTIVFSLSSVLCHGPVYGGFVFPSLLCFLSGYLSDVERGVSAANHQSHCGYYHHSAFQKPEGFTAGRFTPMESIPSRDSGSWSSCGSPISPSALEPAGKDEPASLEECEPEKHERELRDSEKVSGGRSLSGSDVEEEKEVEEEKEEKEEFAVGSRAPALTARRGDSPVAESPGVVTRPYQPATSLVRSSVVADLSSLGERSPDGEYGGPAPRVPLSADDARKRALSFDYAEPPAQAGRNFLAEWERGSDKTPPGSGSPGSPPSPCAPGAEEAEARPGAAPQLDVLPEEEGRDGIFSRGSEETTPTEETETGQPEEAGEGRQGATYMETTDEPAPTGAHTPVGGAASDVSVDGAGSFAGARAATASDGGAPSPETAAKFQKFPNSRISGASPGRKSNVPVPQFKAKAKADLEKEASADKKPSDGKTPSARPHAAGTKIPAKAPVQTADSRMEQKKPGAAKNDKDSPNTPDRSGYSSPSTPKSPSSRAPGQPLAVAKEVKKVAVVRTPPKSPGSLKSRQAVPLAPMPDLKNVRSKIGSTENIKHQPGGGRVQILDKKIDFSSVQPRCGSKDNIKHVPGGGNVQILNKKIDLSSVQSKCGSKDNIKHSPGGGNVQIVHKKIDLSNVQSKCGSKSNIHHRPGGGNVEIKSEKVDFKVQSKIGSLDNIGHVAGGGQKRIETHKLSFREQAKARTDHGAEIVSVSPNISTDGSPRRLSNVSSSGSLNMTDTPQLSTLADQVSASLVQQGL, via the exons ATGGAAATGTTTAGTGAAGGCCAGCAAACCATCGTGTTTAGTTTGTCCTCTGTGTTATGCCATGGCCCTGTGTACGGTGGTTTTGTGTTTCCTTCCCTCTTGTGTTTCCTTTCTGGTTACTTGTCTGATGTGGAAAGGGGCGTGAGTGCTGCTAACCATCAGTCACACTGTGGATATTATCATCATTCTGCTTTCCAAAAACCAGAGGGGTTCACAGCAGGCAGATTCACTCCGATGGAGAGCATCCCGAGTAGAGACAGTGGGTCCTGGAGCTCTTGTGGGTCGCCAATAAGTCCCAGTGCTCTGGAACCTGCCGGAAAGGACGAGCCCGCGTCTCTGGAAGAGTGCGAACCTGAGAAGCACGAGCGGGAGTTGAGAGACTCCGAGAAGGTTTCTGGCGGTCGCAGTCTGAGCGGCTCAGACgtggaagaggagaaggaggtggaggaggagaaggaggagaaggaggagttTGCTGTGGGCAGTCGGGCTCCTGCTCTGACGGCCCGCAGAGGAGACTCACCTGTAGCAGAAAGCCCCGGCGTGGTCACGAGGCCTTACCAGCCGGCGACCTCCCTCGTTCGCAGCTCCGTCGTGGCGGACCTGTCCTCTCTGGGAGAGAGGAGCCCCGACGGGGAATACGGAGGGCCCGCCCCCCGCGTTCCCCTGTCGGCCGACGACGCCAGGAAGCGCGCGCTTTCCTTCGACTACGCGGAGCCGCCCGCGCAGGCCGGGCGGAACTTCCTGGCCGAGTGGGAGAGAGGGTCCGACAAGACCCCCCCCGGGAGCGGGAGCCCGgggtctcccccctccccctgcgccCCCGGcgcggaggaggcggaggcgcGACCGGGCGCCGCCCCACAGCTAGACGTCCTGCCGGAGGAAGAGGGTCGGGACGGGATTTTTTCACGTGGGAGCGAAGAGACCACGCCCACCGAGGAGACCGAAACGGGTCAGCCGGAGGAAGCGGGGGAAGGACGGCAGGGCGCCACCTACATGGAGACCACCGACGAGCCGGCCCCGACGGGCGCCCACACGCCTGTGGGGGGGGCCGCGTCGGACGTTTCTGTAGACGGGGCGGGCAGCTTCGCCGGGGCCAGAGCGGCCACCGCCTCTGACGGGGGGGCCCCCTCCCCCGAGACCGCTGCTAAATTTCAGAAATTCCCCAATTCCCGAATTTCAGGTGCTTCCCCGGGCAGAAAATCAAACGTTCCGGTCCCTCAGTTCAAAG ctaagGCCAAGGCTGACCTTGAGAAAGAAGCCAGTGCGGATAAGAAG CCTTCTGATGGAAAGACCCCAAGCGCCAGGCCTCATGCTGCTGGGACCAAAATACCTGCCAAGGCCCCCGTTcagacag CTGATTCCAGGATGGAGCAGAAGAAACCCGGAGCTGCAAAAAACGACAAAG ATTCCCCCAACACCCCGGACCGCAGCGGGTACAGCAGCCCGAGCACGCCCAAATCGCCCTCCAGCCGCGCCCCGGGGCAGCCGCTGGCCGTGGCCAAGGAGGTGAAGAAGGTGGCGGTGGTGCGCACCCCGCCCAAATCCCCTGGCTCCCTGAAGAGCCGCCAGGCCGTCCCGCTGGCCCCCATGCCGGACCTGAAGAACGTCAGGTCCAAGATCGGCTCCACCGAGAACATCAAGCACCAGCCCGGAGGAGGCCGG GTACAAATACTTGATAAGAAGATTGACTTTAGTAGTGTCCAGCCTAGGTGTGGCTCCAAAGACAATATCAAGCATGTCCCTGGCGGTGGAAAT GTACAAATTCTTAATAAGAAGATCGACTTGTCTAGTGTTCAGTCTAAGTGTGGCTCCAAAGACAATATCAAGCACTCGCCCGGAGGTGGCAAT GTTCAAATCGTCCATAAAAAGATTGATTTGAGCAATGTGCAATCAAAATGTGGCTCTAAGTCCAACATTCACCACAGACCAG GTGGAGGAAATGTGGAGATCAAATCTGAGAAGGTGGATTTCAAGGTCCAGTCAAAGATTGGCTCTCTTGACAACATTGGTCATGTTGCCGGGGGTGGGCAGAAGAGG
- the mapta gene encoding microtubule-associated protein tau isoform X3, whose product MEMFSEGQQTIVFSLSSVLCHGPVYGGFVFPSLLCFLSGYLSDVERGVSAANHQSHCGYYHHSAFQKPEGFTAGRFTPMESIPSRDSGSWSSCGSPISPSALEPAGKDEPASLEECEPEKHERELRDSEKVSGGRSLSGSDVEEEKEVEEEKEEKEEFAVGSRAPALTARRGDSPVAESPGVVTRPYQPATSLVRSSVVADLSSLGERSPDGEYGGPAPRVPLSADDARKRALSFDYAEPPAQAGRNFLAEWERGSDKTPPGSGSPGSPPSPCAPGAEEAEARPGAAPQLDVLPEEEGRDGIFSRGSEETTPTEETETGQPEEAGEGRQGATYMETTDEPAPTGAHTPVGGAASDVSVDGAGSFAGARAATASDGGAPSPETAAKFQKFPNSRISGASPGRKSNVPVPQFKAKAKADLEKEASADKKPSDGKTPSARPHAAGTKIPAKAPVQTADSRMEQKKPGAAKNDKDSPNTPDRSGYSSPSTPKSPSSRAPGQPLAVAKEVKKVAVVRTPPKSPGSLKSRQAVPLAPMPDLKNVRSKIGSTENIKHQPGGGRVQILDKKIDFSSVQPRCGSKDNIKHVPGGGNVQIVHKKIDLSNVQSKCGSKSNIHHRPGGGNVEIKSEKVDFKVQSKIGSLDNIGHVAGGGQKRIETHKLSFREQAKARTDHGAEIVSVSPNISTDGSPRRLSNVSSSGSLNMTDTPQLSTLADQVSASLVQQGL is encoded by the exons ATGGAAATGTTTAGTGAAGGCCAGCAAACCATCGTGTTTAGTTTGTCCTCTGTGTTATGCCATGGCCCTGTGTACGGTGGTTTTGTGTTTCCTTCCCTCTTGTGTTTCCTTTCTGGTTACTTGTCTGATGTGGAAAGGGGCGTGAGTGCTGCTAACCATCAGTCACACTGTGGATATTATCATCATTCTGCTTTCCAAAAACCAGAGGGGTTCACAGCAGGCAGATTCACTCCGATGGAGAGCATCCCGAGTAGAGACAGTGGGTCCTGGAGCTCTTGTGGGTCGCCAATAAGTCCCAGTGCTCTGGAACCTGCCGGAAAGGACGAGCCCGCGTCTCTGGAAGAGTGCGAACCTGAGAAGCACGAGCGGGAGTTGAGAGACTCCGAGAAGGTTTCTGGCGGTCGCAGTCTGAGCGGCTCAGACgtggaagaggagaaggaggtggaggaggagaaggaggagaaggaggagttTGCTGTGGGCAGTCGGGCTCCTGCTCTGACGGCCCGCAGAGGAGACTCACCTGTAGCAGAAAGCCCCGGCGTGGTCACGAGGCCTTACCAGCCGGCGACCTCCCTCGTTCGCAGCTCCGTCGTGGCGGACCTGTCCTCTCTGGGAGAGAGGAGCCCCGACGGGGAATACGGAGGGCCCGCCCCCCGCGTTCCCCTGTCGGCCGACGACGCCAGGAAGCGCGCGCTTTCCTTCGACTACGCGGAGCCGCCCGCGCAGGCCGGGCGGAACTTCCTGGCCGAGTGGGAGAGAGGGTCCGACAAGACCCCCCCCGGGAGCGGGAGCCCGgggtctcccccctccccctgcgccCCCGGcgcggaggaggcggaggcgcGACCGGGCGCCGCCCCACAGCTAGACGTCCTGCCGGAGGAAGAGGGTCGGGACGGGATTTTTTCACGTGGGAGCGAAGAGACCACGCCCACCGAGGAGACCGAAACGGGTCAGCCGGAGGAAGCGGGGGAAGGACGGCAGGGCGCCACCTACATGGAGACCACCGACGAGCCGGCCCCGACGGGCGCCCACACGCCTGTGGGGGGGGCCGCGTCGGACGTTTCTGTAGACGGGGCGGGCAGCTTCGCCGGGGCCAGAGCGGCCACCGCCTCTGACGGGGGGGCCCCCTCCCCCGAGACCGCTGCTAAATTTCAGAAATTCCCCAATTCCCGAATTTCAGGTGCTTCCCCGGGCAGAAAATCAAACGTTCCGGTCCCTCAGTTCAAAG ctaagGCCAAGGCTGACCTTGAGAAAGAAGCCAGTGCGGATAAGAAG CCTTCTGATGGAAAGACCCCAAGCGCCAGGCCTCATGCTGCTGGGACCAAAATACCTGCCAAGGCCCCCGTTcagacag CTGATTCCAGGATGGAGCAGAAGAAACCCGGAGCTGCAAAAAACGACAAAG ATTCCCCCAACACCCCGGACCGCAGCGGGTACAGCAGCCCGAGCACGCCCAAATCGCCCTCCAGCCGCGCCCCGGGGCAGCCGCTGGCCGTGGCCAAGGAGGTGAAGAAGGTGGCGGTGGTGCGCACCCCGCCCAAATCCCCTGGCTCCCTGAAGAGCCGCCAGGCCGTCCCGCTGGCCCCCATGCCGGACCTGAAGAACGTCAGGTCCAAGATCGGCTCCACCGAGAACATCAAGCACCAGCCCGGAGGAGGCCGG GTACAAATACTTGATAAGAAGATTGACTTTAGTAGTGTCCAGCCTAGGTGTGGCTCCAAAGACAATATCAAGCATGTCCCTGGCGGTGGAAAT GTTCAAATCGTCCATAAAAAGATTGATTTGAGCAATGTGCAATCAAAATGTGGCTCTAAGTCCAACATTCACCACAGACCAG GTGGAGGAAATGTGGAGATCAAATCTGAGAAGGTGGATTTCAAGGTCCAGTCAAAGATTGGCTCTCTTGACAACATTGGTCATGTTGCCGGGGGTGGGCAGAAGAGG
- the mapta gene encoding microtubule-associated protein tau isoform X2, which yields MEMFSEGQQTIVFSLSSVLCHGPVYGGFVFPSLLCFLSGYLSDVERGVSAANHQSHCGYYHHSAFQKPEGFTAGRFTPMESIPSRDSGSWSSCGSPISPSALEPAGKDEPASLEECEPEKHERELRDSEKVSGGRSLSGSDVEEEKEVEEEKEEKEEFAVGSRAPALTARRGDSPVAESPGVVTRPYQPATSLVRSSVVADLSSLGERSPDGEYGGPAPRVPLSADDARKRALSFDYAEPPAQAGRNFLAEWERGSDKTPPGSGSPGSPPSPCAPGAEEAEARPGAAPQLDVLPEEEGRDGIFSRGSEETTPTEETETGQPEEAGEGRQGATYMETTDEPAPTGAHTPVGGAASDVSVDGAGSFAGARAATASDGGAPSPETAAKFQKFPNSRISGASPGRKSNVPVPQFKAKAKADLEKEASADKKPSDGKTPSARPHAAGTKIPAKAPVQTADSRMEQKKPGAAKNDKDSPNTPDRSGYSSPSTPKSPSSRAPGQPLAVAKEVKKVAVVRTPPKSPGSLKSRQAVPLAPMPDLKNVRSKIGSTENIKHQPGGGRVQILNKKIDLSSVQSKCGSKDNIKHSPGGGNVQIVHKKIDLSNVQSKCGSKSNIHHRPGGGNVEIKSEKVDFKVQSKIGSLDNIGHVAGGGQKRIETHKLSFREQAKARTDHGAEIVSVSPNISTDGSPRRLSNVSSSGSLNMTDTPQLSTLADQVSASLVQQGL from the exons ATGGAAATGTTTAGTGAAGGCCAGCAAACCATCGTGTTTAGTTTGTCCTCTGTGTTATGCCATGGCCCTGTGTACGGTGGTTTTGTGTTTCCTTCCCTCTTGTGTTTCCTTTCTGGTTACTTGTCTGATGTGGAAAGGGGCGTGAGTGCTGCTAACCATCAGTCACACTGTGGATATTATCATCATTCTGCTTTCCAAAAACCAGAGGGGTTCACAGCAGGCAGATTCACTCCGATGGAGAGCATCCCGAGTAGAGACAGTGGGTCCTGGAGCTCTTGTGGGTCGCCAATAAGTCCCAGTGCTCTGGAACCTGCCGGAAAGGACGAGCCCGCGTCTCTGGAAGAGTGCGAACCTGAGAAGCACGAGCGGGAGTTGAGAGACTCCGAGAAGGTTTCTGGCGGTCGCAGTCTGAGCGGCTCAGACgtggaagaggagaaggaggtggaggaggagaaggaggagaaggaggagttTGCTGTGGGCAGTCGGGCTCCTGCTCTGACGGCCCGCAGAGGAGACTCACCTGTAGCAGAAAGCCCCGGCGTGGTCACGAGGCCTTACCAGCCGGCGACCTCCCTCGTTCGCAGCTCCGTCGTGGCGGACCTGTCCTCTCTGGGAGAGAGGAGCCCCGACGGGGAATACGGAGGGCCCGCCCCCCGCGTTCCCCTGTCGGCCGACGACGCCAGGAAGCGCGCGCTTTCCTTCGACTACGCGGAGCCGCCCGCGCAGGCCGGGCGGAACTTCCTGGCCGAGTGGGAGAGAGGGTCCGACAAGACCCCCCCCGGGAGCGGGAGCCCGgggtctcccccctccccctgcgccCCCGGcgcggaggaggcggaggcgcGACCGGGCGCCGCCCCACAGCTAGACGTCCTGCCGGAGGAAGAGGGTCGGGACGGGATTTTTTCACGTGGGAGCGAAGAGACCACGCCCACCGAGGAGACCGAAACGGGTCAGCCGGAGGAAGCGGGGGAAGGACGGCAGGGCGCCACCTACATGGAGACCACCGACGAGCCGGCCCCGACGGGCGCCCACACGCCTGTGGGGGGGGCCGCGTCGGACGTTTCTGTAGACGGGGCGGGCAGCTTCGCCGGGGCCAGAGCGGCCACCGCCTCTGACGGGGGGGCCCCCTCCCCCGAGACCGCTGCTAAATTTCAGAAATTCCCCAATTCCCGAATTTCAGGTGCTTCCCCGGGCAGAAAATCAAACGTTCCGGTCCCTCAGTTCAAAG ctaagGCCAAGGCTGACCTTGAGAAAGAAGCCAGTGCGGATAAGAAG CCTTCTGATGGAAAGACCCCAAGCGCCAGGCCTCATGCTGCTGGGACCAAAATACCTGCCAAGGCCCCCGTTcagacag CTGATTCCAGGATGGAGCAGAAGAAACCCGGAGCTGCAAAAAACGACAAAG ATTCCCCCAACACCCCGGACCGCAGCGGGTACAGCAGCCCGAGCACGCCCAAATCGCCCTCCAGCCGCGCCCCGGGGCAGCCGCTGGCCGTGGCCAAGGAGGTGAAGAAGGTGGCGGTGGTGCGCACCCCGCCCAAATCCCCTGGCTCCCTGAAGAGCCGCCAGGCCGTCCCGCTGGCCCCCATGCCGGACCTGAAGAACGTCAGGTCCAAGATCGGCTCCACCGAGAACATCAAGCACCAGCCCGGAGGAGGCCGG GTACAAATTCTTAATAAGAAGATCGACTTGTCTAGTGTTCAGTCTAAGTGTGGCTCCAAAGACAATATCAAGCACTCGCCCGGAGGTGGCAAT GTTCAAATCGTCCATAAAAAGATTGATTTGAGCAATGTGCAATCAAAATGTGGCTCTAAGTCCAACATTCACCACAGACCAG GTGGAGGAAATGTGGAGATCAAATCTGAGAAGGTGGATTTCAAGGTCCAGTCAAAGATTGGCTCTCTTGACAACATTGGTCATGTTGCCGGGGGTGGGCAGAAGAGG